The following proteins are encoded in a genomic region of Neovison vison isolate M4711 chromosome 12, ASM_NN_V1, whole genome shotgun sequence:
- the DNAJB7 gene encoding dnaJ homolog subfamily B member 7 produces MVDYYEVLGVQRYASPEDIKKAYRKVALKWHPDKNPENKEEAERKFKEVAEAYAVLSNNEKRDIYDKYGQEGLNGRGRSHFDDSFDYGFTFCKADDVFTEIFDERETFSFHFFEDSLEDLLNSPRSSCGSKDTRFFFATSSQYPVFERFSSYDTGYTSYGSLGHKGFNSFSSLAFDESGISNYVSVTASDKIGNRNTNTQRISENNQEIEIDDDVELNSFLINGVEDEEGFAEECSWRRKSFNNYSPKSHSPKQVTQYTFVDNDEQDVYWVTSNWNPSMLSAGFKEDGKRKIKKHKAVQKKSTKNNR; encoded by the coding sequence ATGGTGGATTACTATGAAGTTCTAGGAGTGCAGAGATATGCTTCACCTGAGGACATTAAAAAGGCTTACCGTAAAGTGGCACTCAAATGGCACCCCgataaaaatccagaaaataaagaagaagctGAGAGAAAATTCAAAGAAGTAGCTGAGGCATATGCGGTAttatcaaataatgaaaaaagggACATTTATGATAAATATGGCCAAGAAGGATTAAATGGCAGAGGCAGAAGTCACTTTGATGATTCTTTTGACTATGGCTTCACATTCTGTAAGGCAGATGATGTCTTTACAGAAATTTTTGATGAAAgggaaacattttcatttcatttctttgaagacTCACTTGAGGACCTTTTAAATAGTCCAAGAAGCTCCTGTGGAAGCAAAGATACAAGATTCTTTTTTGCTACCTCAAGTCAATATCCAGTTTTTGAGAGATTTTCTTCATATGATACAGGATATACATCCTATGGTTCACTGGGCCACAAGGGATTTAATTCATTCTCTTCCCTGGCATTTGATGAAAGTGGGATAAGCAACTACGTATCTGTTACAGCTTCAGATAAGATTGGTAatagaaatacaaacacacagagaATTTCTGAGAacaatcaagaaatagaaattgaTGATGATGTTGAGTTGAACTCCTTCCTTATAAATGGTGTGGAAGATGAAGAAGGCTTTGCAGAAGAATGCAGTTGGAGAAGAAAGTCATTTAACAATTACTCACCAAAGTCCCATAGCCCCAAACAAGTAACTCAATATACTTTTGTGGATAATGATGAGCAAGATGTATATTGGGTCACCAGCAACTGGAATCCCTCTATGCTCTCAGCAGGATTCAAAGAAGATggtaagaggaaaataaaaaagcataaagCCGTGCAGAAGAAGTCAACTAAAAACAATCGTTAA